Sequence from the Rhodoflexus caldus genome:
CCGCCAGCACTCGTCGCTTTCCAATCCGATGGATAAGGACTTCAACTATGCAGAGGCGTTCAAAAGCCTTGATTTGGCAGCTGTGAAGAAGGATATCTATGAACTGATGACAACTTCGCAAGACTGGTGGCCTGCCGACTACGGTCATTACGGGCCGTTGTTCATTCGTATGGCATGGCACAGCGCGGGCACTTACCGTATTCACGACGGACGCGGCGGCGCAGGCACAGGCACACAGCGCTTTGCCCCTCTGAACAGTTGGCCTGACAACACGAACTTGGACAAAGCACGCCTGTTGCTGTGGCCTATCAAGCAGAAATACGGCAAAAAATTGTCATGGGCAGACCTGATGATTTTGGCCGGCAACTGTGCGCTGGAATCTATGGGCTTTAAAACCTTTGGCTTTGCCGGCGGTCGTGAAGATGTTTGGGAGCCTGAGGAGGATATCTACTGGGGTTCTGAAACCGAATGGCTGGGCGATAAGCGCTACACCGGCGACCGCGAGCTGGAAAATCCGCTTGGTGCCGTACAAATGGGCTTGATTTACGTAAACCCTGAAGGCCCCAACGGCAAACCTGACCCGATTGCTGCTGCCCGCGACATCCGCGAAACATTCGGCCGCATGGCAATGAATGACGAAGAAACGGTGGCTCTGATTGCCGGCGGACATACTTTCGGTAAAACACACGGCGCGGCAGACCCCGCCAAATACGTAGGTCGTGAACCTGCGGGTGCAAGCATTGAAGAGCAAGGTTTGGGCTGGAAAAACACATTCGGCACAGGCAATGCGCAATACACCATCACCAGCGGTTTGGAAGGTGCATGGACAACTACGCCAACCAAGTGGAGCAATAACTACTTTGAAAACCTGTTTGGTTATGAGTGGGAATTGACCAAAAGCCCGGCGGGTGCTTGGCAATGGAAACCCAAAGGCGATGCAGGCGCAGGCACTGTTCCCGATGCGCACGACCCCAACGTACGCCATGCACCAATGATGCTCACCACTGACTTGGCGCTGCGTTTTGACCCTGCCTACGAAAAAATCTCTCGCCGTTTCTATGAAAACCCCGACGAGTTTGCAGATGCTTTCGCACGCGCATGGTTCAAACTCACACACCGCGACATGGGGCCTCGTGCACGTTATCTTGGCCCTGAGGTGCCTGCCGAAGAACTCATCTGGCAAGACCCCGTTCCACCGGTTACACATGAACTGATTGACGAACAAGACATTGCCGCTCTGAAAGGCAAAATCCTTGCTTCGGGGCTGTCTGTGGCACAATTAGTAGCCACCGCATGGGCTTCTGCTTCTACTTTCCGCGGTTCGGATAAGCGCGGTGGTGCTAACGGTGCCCGCATTCGCTTGGCTCCACAGAAATACTGGGAAGTAAACAATCCTGTACAGTTATCAAAAGTGCTGGATACGCTGGAAGGCATCCAGAAAGAATTTAACGCTGCCAACACTGCTAAGCAGGTTTCATTGGCCGACCTGATTGTATTGGGCGGTTGCGCTGCCATTGAAAAAGCGGCCAAAGATGCCGGCCATAACATCACGGTACCATTCACGCCGGGAAGAACCGATGCTTCGCAAGCACAAACAGACGTTGAATCCTTTGCTGTACTTGAGCCTGTTGCCGATGGTTTCCGCAACTACAAAAAGTCAAAAACCGGTTATTTGGCAACTGCCGAAGAACTGTTGGTGGACAAAGCTCAACTGCTGACCCTGACCGCACCTGAAATGACCGT
This genomic interval carries:
- the katG gene encoding catalase/peroxidase HPI, with protein sequence MEHTVTSHHVNGANGQGKCPFTNGMLRTGAGGGTTNRDWWPNQLKLNILRQHSSLSNPMDKDFNYAEAFKSLDLAAVKKDIYELMTTSQDWWPADYGHYGPLFIRMAWHSAGTYRIHDGRGGAGTGTQRFAPLNSWPDNTNLDKARLLLWPIKQKYGKKLSWADLMILAGNCALESMGFKTFGFAGGREDVWEPEEDIYWGSETEWLGDKRYTGDRELENPLGAVQMGLIYVNPEGPNGKPDPIAAARDIRETFGRMAMNDEETVALIAGGHTFGKTHGAADPAKYVGREPAGASIEEQGLGWKNTFGTGNAQYTITSGLEGAWTTTPTKWSNNYFENLFGYEWELTKSPAGAWQWKPKGDAGAGTVPDAHDPNVRHAPMMLTTDLALRFDPAYEKISRRFYENPDEFADAFARAWFKLTHRDMGPRARYLGPEVPAEELIWQDPVPPVTHELIDEQDIAALKGKILASGLSVAQLVATAWASASTFRGSDKRGGANGARIRLAPQKYWEVNNPVQLSKVLDTLEGIQKEFNAANTAKQVSLADLIVLGGCAAIEKAAKDAGHNITVPFTPGRTDASQAQTDVESFAVLEPVADGFRNYKKSKTGYLATAEELLVDKAQLLTLTAPEMTVLVGGMRVLNTNYDGSKHGVFTKRPETLTNDFFVNLLDFGTTWKATSDAQETFEGFDRKTGQLKWTATRADLIFGSNSELRAIAEVYGAADGQEKFVKDFVAAWNKVMNLDRFDLHN